The Plectropomus leopardus isolate mb unplaced genomic scaffold, YSFRI_Pleo_2.0 unplaced_scaffold19894, whole genome shotgun sequence DNA window TGCAGTTCAGgtttaaaaaatcagagaaaaaacaaaaaaagtcaacctTAAATCGATTTTCTCCATAAAATGTGGTTTTCTCGACTTTTTGtcccaaatgtttttatttgtttgttaatttaaaaaaaggaaatgaagctttgaatattttttgtgtatgaaaacagaagatctgatatttatttagattttatttgtttaaatgttcaaaCCGAAAAACATCCCGGAGGTGCTGAAGTTATTGAATATGAACTGATGAAAACGTGACCTGTCGGCAGCACCGTTAACCCTTTCACGCCGTTCTCCAGAGTCGAGGTTTCTGAGCGTGAAGCGGGCGCTGCACACCGCCGTCCCCGAGCGTCTCCTGTCCCGGGAGGACGAGCGGGCGTCCATTCGGTGTTTCCTGGAGGAGAAGGCGCTGCGGCGGCTCCCCGGCAGCCTCTACATCTCCGGCGCTCCGGGAACGGGAAAGACGGCGTGTCTTAACTGCGTGCTGCAGGAGATGAAGGTACTTTGACGAGATTTATggcaacagaaatgtttttattgaagaaaaaCGGTCGTGAGGAGTTCACAGAAAtgttcagagctgcagagacgCCCAGcggacaaaacaaaatactgcagTAAATACTCTTACAAATACTGTACTTCAGCAGAAgcttaaagtatttttctggtTGTCAGGCCGAGCTGGCGCCGGTGCAGACGGTGGTGGTGAACTGCATGAGCCTGCGGAGCTCCCACGCCATCTTCCCGCTGCTGGCCGACAAGCTGAGAGCGCCCGGCGGGCAG harbors:
- the LOC121965410 gene encoding cell division control protein 6 homolog gives rise to the protein DDNGCNLGAALLGSPPKQSKPSLASPRKLGSDENSPVLARRRLVPSLSPRQPLSPTARSSPRRPETAAGSPGLQDSERKPPVVRLFAEKSRFLSVKRALHTAVPERLLSREDERASIRCFLEEKALRRLPGSLYISGAPGTGKTACLNCVLQEMKAELAPVQTVVVNCMSLRSSHAIFPLLADKLRAPGGQNGLQRFLTAPGPAV